CCTTCTGTTTGCCTTCAAGATTTTCACCGAGCATGAGCTTTTCCAAAGCACTGAAAGGCCTCCACTCCTGCCTCGCGGTTCCACTGTGAGTACATCGTGGAAGCCCAACTTCTCTACTAAACCTTATATGTACCACCTCTTCTTTTTGGTCTCACAGAGGAATATTATTTCAGGAAAATACTGACCAAGTATTTCCTGTAGATGTCGAACTGTAGGAGTATTCCTAGACCCACCCCTTTACTGTCTGTTTAGGCCCCCTACTTGATTGGCATGTGTACAACAACCTTAACCGCGCAAGCCTGGGCTGGGCGCAATGAACCGCGGCGAACCCTCAGACGACCTATCTAAGATCCCCACCCCCCTGACAGTTTCAGCTCAATATCCTCATAATTGAGTTGAAGGGTTGGAATTAACCATCAACCCTTCTTCAATGTTGTCTCCACTTACCAGTGCTACCTCTAGGGCAGAATGGATGGGAGCTCTTGCTGCCACATGAGCATAATGATTTAACTCAGATGAATTTTTTACACCAGACGAGCATCTTCTACTGGAACCTCTATTGTTTGATCCAAGCCTTTGAAATACGGATGGAGGAGTAGAGTGAACATCTAAAGTGTCAACCTTGGCTTTCTTATCTCTTCTTTCATCATTGCCACTTAGTCTTCTCCTTTTCGAAGTTGATATCCCAGCCGTCTTCCTCTTCTTTTCAGATGTACACAGAGCCTGACAGCCAAGTCTTTCGAACACTAAGGGAGGACTTCTACTTCCTTTACTCGACCTTGCTTCTTGTGTAGAGTCAAAAGCAGCATCTCCTAGCCTTTGGAAAACAGATGGATACTCCTTTATTCGACCAGTACTGCAATTATTCTCTTGAAAGGAATTCTCTCTATGGCAGGGAGCCCACGATTCGCCAGAGCTTTTTGAAAAGATGGGGCCTTCTCTACCGCTTGTGACTTCTTTCTGCTTCCACATCTGAATAGCAGAAGATCTGACCTGCTTTCCTTTTCCTTTATCATGCCTTGCAACTGTGGTGTTTACCTTATGTCGCTGCACTGGGGCTGATCGTACTGGAGGCTGCCTGATTTCAATCCCTTTCACAGGGTTGTGGATTCTCGATTTCACATTCTGGTGCTTCCTCCTGTCTGACAACATATCTTCCCGAGATTTCGTTATTAATTGTCTCCTACAGTCCTCTTGATCTTGATTCAGACCAGCGTTGAAAGGATATTTTGTTTGGTCATGAGTAAGCCTTTTGCATAGGAAGCAGACTTTGATAAGCTTTTCATACTCCAGCTATGTGGGAATGACCTCTCATGATTTGAAGCGAGCAGTTCTTCTAAACTGGAGCGGTTCCTCGGTGTTTATCCGGACCAGAGCTCTAACGTATTCCACCGATGATGAGTTCTTAGCATGTTGCTCTACCTTCTCCACCTTTCCTAGTGGCCCCATCAGACTTTCCACAGCTTGTTTCTTCAGGAGATGGATTGGGATTCCTCTGATTCTAACCCAGAAGGGTATTCAATGGAGAAACTCTGGACCAGGGTTCGGGAGCCACTGGTCCATAACAACGATCCACCCATTCACAAACCATGGACTCCTGGTTAAGATGTGATGCAGATCACTGTTACAGTTGAAGATGAACTGAGCCATGTTCTCCCCAACGCCTCTGCCTCGAACTCTATCTTCTAACCCCCAAATTAGAGGAAGTGCCTTCACTAGCCCACCCACCTTATGGATTGTTGGGTTTAGGCATCTAACCACCACACTTAGTGAGTTTTCCTTAATGAGATCTTCATTTTTCTAGCTCCGGGATGTCTACCATCTCGCCTACTTCCAACAGTTCTAGATCCCGTAGCTCCTCCAGGAGCGACATTTCTTTCTTCTTCCTGTGTCAATTCATACTTCCTGCCGAGCCGACTGCATTAATACACTCAAAGAAGCCACACAGGCCTAATGGGTTATCAGATCTGCGCAGATTAACTTTAGAAGAAGAAACTTCCTCAGATCTGCGCAGATGAACCTTAGAGAAGATGCTTCCTCAGATTTAGGTCACCGGTTGAAACATGAGAGAATAGATCTGAAACCTCCTAACTCCTCTGCGAAAATGGAAAGAAAATCAACGAAGCCACAAAGGCCTAATGAACAACTAAGGGATTGAGATCTAAGAGCTGAATGTGGTCTTTCTTGCTGGGTTAACGAATTTGAAGATGCAGATCGATGCCAAGATGTATCGAAAACCCTAGCGAAGCCGCCATCGCCGTCACCATTAGGTTTCTGTAACCTTTTCTATATCAGTTCTCGTATTTTGAGGGTCTTTTTCGAGCAATTTGTACACACTCTGTATAGTTCATCTGTATGATCTTCTTAGATATTAATTAATTGTGTATTTTCTTTGTAGTTATACGACGGTGCATACATAGACGTGGTCGTATACACATCTTCATGAATGGTGAATCAGTGTTGCGACTGGAATCTGAGCACAAGTGGGAGACGAACATTACTACGTGTCGAATATCCAACACTTACATCGACTAAGCATCGGAGAAATCGTAAACAAATAAAAATACTTTAAATCAGTCGTCAATACGAACCCAAAATATCTCAAGCATTCTTTGTTTGGTCGACAAAGAGATTTCTCAAATAGTTTTAGAAATATCTCAAAATATATTCTGAATTTTCTTTCTGAAATAAGTATAATTAAATTTGCATGGACAGCGCTTTTGAATGAGCTGAAATATCTCAAAATATATTGTCTTTCTCAAAATATAGTCAGAGTATTCTGAATCTCTATGTATATAAATCATTGTATAGCTATATTTAACGCCTATCATATAATCTTCTACCTCTACATACTACATACATTTAACACTTAGGCTCCGAATGGTGACTGCGGTTTGAACGGTGCGGGACAATCGGTTCAACTGCGGTGCAGTTTTAACAATTATAAAAACGTATAGATATATGGTATATGTAAAAAATTTGTTACTGTTAACTGCGGTGCGGAACGGGACGGTTGTAAACATTCTAAGCGTTAGAAAAAGCTTCTAACACATAGTAGTATATAACACATAGTAGTATATACTCTTCTTTAATTACTAAAGACTTTAATACATGTATCTCAGAGTGGTTATTGGTTCGTAATTATTTTATGAAAAAGTTGACAAAAAGAGTATAAGTCAGTAAAAAAGATTCTTTTTTCTGTCAACCAGTAAAAAAGATTCACACTTCCATTATTGTTGACCTCTGATTATAAGTATTTAACTAAGGACAAATCTCCAAAATAGCACATTTCTAAGTTTATGTCACAAAAATAGCTCTCAAAAACTAAAATGACCAAAATAGCATTTTATCTTTTGAAAAATTTAATTTTTTTTTTTTTTTCAAAATTTGAAATCTTATCCCAAAACCCCACTCCCTAACTCTAAACCCTAAACCCTAAATCCTAAACCCTAAACCCTAAATCTTAAACTCCACCCCTTAACTCTAAACCCTAAACCCTAAACTCCACCCTTAAACTCTAAACCCTAAACCCTAAACTCTAAATCCTAAATCTTAAACTTCACTCTTTAACTCTAAACCCTAATGTCTAAATTAATTTACCGTTGGAGTATAAGTGTATATTTATCTCTTTTGATAAAACATTAATTGCTATTTTTGTCATTTTAATTTTTAGATGTTATATTTGTGACAAAAACTTTTTTAGTGCTATCGTAGTCATTTTCTATTTAATTAACCACGTATTGTATTTAAAAAATAAATAAACACTAAAGAAATAAACAAAAATATAACGAAGGGGTGGACCACATGCGTGTCAAGAAAGGCCGGTCGTTACCGTTAAAAAGAGTCGCGCTCTGATTGGGCCACGTTAACGGCGTATTCAAAAGAAAACGGCACACGTGTATAGATCGCAAAGAGCGAAAAAGAAGAATGAACGGCAGAGATTGTATAAATTACGTGCGGAACCTTTTTTTTTTCCACGTCTCTGTTCTTGCCCTTTTCTTTTTAAATCAAACCTTTCGTTTTTTTAAAATCCCATTGCATCTTCTTATATACTTCTCTCTCTTCATCTCGGTGATTGTATCTTGCTTGTTTATTTTTGATCACATGGCTGGGATTTGCTGTGGTGTTGTTGGGGAGAGTGAACCGGCGGCACCGGCTGATTCCGTTACTCGGACTTCTCTCAAACGGAGGTTGGATCTACTTCCTTCGATCAAGATCGTCGCCAAATCCGCCGTCGCTCCTCCGCTTGAAACCTGCCGTAAACGGCAGAAGCGTGAGCCACCGTCTCTCGTTCCGACGTCACCGGATCTGGAATCGAATAGGAAGGCGGGATCAGCGGTTACGAAATCAAATTCGATTTCTAGCTCCGCCACGGAGGAGGCAGAGAGCTCTTTCTTCTCCGATGCGCCTAAGATCGGTACGACGTCGGTTTGCGGGAAGAGGAGAGACATGGAAGACGCCGTATCTCTTCATCCTTCGCTTCTCCGGAGAAACTCCGAGGATCTTCACTTCTACGGCGTGTTCGACGGCCACGGCTGCTCTCACGTCGCGGAGAAGTGCAGAGAGCGGTTGCATGAGATAGTCAAGCACGAGGTTGAAGCTATGGCCTCCGGCGACGGCGAGTGGAAGGATACGATGGCGAAGAGCTTCCAGAAGATGGATAGAGAAGTGAGCCAGCGAGATGCAAGCCGGAGCGCGAAGAGCTCATGCCGATGCGAATTGCAGTCTCCTCAATGGGACGCCGTTGGATCCACCGCCGTTGTGTCCGTCGTCACGCCGGAGAAGATCGTCGTCTCTAATTGCGGCGACTCTCGCGCCGTGCTTTGCCGTAACGGTCTCGCCATCCCTCTCTCTTCAGATCATAAGGTTAGTTAAAACTTTATAAAATATCTTCTTTTTTTTTTGAACCACTGTTTATAAAATATATCTTTTTTTTTTTTTTTTTTTTTTTTTTTTTTTTTTTTTTTTTTTTTTTTTGAACACGTTTATAAAATATATATAGATCGCAATTTTTAAGAGTTTGTTATTATTGTTGATGTAACAGCCGGATCGACCCGATGAATTGAATCGGATCCAGGAAGCGGGCGGGCGGGTTATCTACTGGGACGGAGCTAGGGTCCTAGGAGTTCTCGCCATGTCGAGAGCTATTGGTGATAACTACTTGAAACCGTATGTGATTCCGGATCCGGAAGTAACCGTAACGGATCGAACAGAGGATGACGAGTGTTTGATTCTGGCGAGTGATGGACTCTGGGACGTTGTGACGAACGAGACGGCGTGTGGCGTGGCTCGCATGTGTCTTAAAGGTGCTGCGGCTGCGGAAGGAGGAGGAGATTCTGATACGGCGCACAACGCGTGCTCCGATGCGGCGTTGCTATTGACGAAGCTGGCTCTGGCGAGACAGAGCTCTGATAACGTGAGCGTTGTTGTGGTTGACTTGAGGAAAAGAAGGAATAATTGAAGGAATAATTGAGTATCTTAATTAGTGCTATAATTAGCAATAGACTAGATAAATTGTTACATAGCTAATTGTAATTTTTGTTGATTTTATTATTTTTCTACTTTAGTTTTCTCTTGTTTTAGGTTTTTAATCTGCTCTTAATTCAGGCTAGGGAAGAAAAGGAGCTGATTAAAATGTTACATTGTTTAATTTTAATTTATCGTATTATTTGTTTAGCAAATACTCTCTCATTTCCTATTCTTAAAAAAAATTATGTTTTAGAATTTTCGCACTTTTTAATAAAACATATTAAAACTTAGTTATAAATGCATAATTTTTTGTAATTTTATATTTTCTATATTTATAAACCAATAAAATTTTTAAAAATGGAATTAATATTCTTGAACTTCACAATTTTTCATTATTAGTTGACCAAAAATATATTGGAAACATAAAATATGTGTTAAAATTTGAGAGAAGGTTTGTGAGAATGTGTTGTATATTTTTTATTGCTTACACCACTATATATAGTGGTTCATACAATGTGGAGTCAAAGGGAGAATTGATTACAAAGATACTCTACATAATGACATGGTCAAACTCATAAAGACTAAGATTGAATGTGTATTCCATGTGGCTGGATGTAAACCTCCAATGGACTCTAGTCTTGAACTTGTATGGTCTAGGTTATGGACCATCCACTTCATGATTCATAACACTCCCTCTTGGATGTCATAACCATATAGGGCTTGTAACATGCTAATGTTGTCTCATTAAAACCTCTCCCGGAAAACCCAAAACCCAATGTGGTAAAAAGAAAACCAGAGAAAGGAAAAAGAGTACAACACACATTACTCCCTCTTGATTTGGACATCACTGAAGGTCCTTGAGTCTTCGCATGCCAATCTGCTGCGTGAGCTTCCTGAATGTGCTGGTGGACAATGACTTGGTGAAAAGGTCGGCTGAGTTCTCACTAGACCGGATCTGAAGGACGTTGACCTCTCCAGCTTTCTGCAACTCATGAGTAAAGAAGAACTTGGGTAGAATATGTTTGGTTCGGTCACCTTTGATATACCCGTCTTTGAGTTGCGCAATGCAAGCATCATTATCTTCATATATGATGGTCGGACCATTGTCCTTGACCATTCCACTATCTGATCGGATGTGTTGGGTCATAGACCTCAACCATACACACTCACGACTTGCTTCATGCATGACAAGAATTTCTGAGTGATTAGATGAAGTGGCTGCTATAGTTTGTTTCATGGAACGCCATGATATAGCAGTACCACCATGAGTGAACATATAACCAGTTTGGGACCGACCATGGTGTGTTGTTGTGGTTGACTTGAGGAAAAGAAGGAATAATTGAGTATCTTAATTAGTGCTATAATTAGCAATAGACTAGATAAATTGTTACATAGCTAATTGTAATTTTTGTTGATTTTATTATTTTTCTACTTTAGTTTTCTCTTGTTTTAGGTTTTTAATCTGCTCTTAATTCAGGCTAGGGAAGAAAAGGAGCTGATTAAAATGTTACATTGTTTAATTTTAATTTATCGTATTATTTGTTTAGCAAATACTCTCTCATTTCCTATTCTTAAAAAAAATNNNNNNNNNNNNNNNNNNNNNNNNNNNNNNNNNNNNNNNNNNNNNNNNNNNNNNNNNNNNNNNNNNNNNNNNNNNNNNNNNNNNNNNNNNNNNNNNNNNNNNNNNNNNNNNNNNNNNNNNNNNNNNNNNNNNNNNNNNNNNNNNNNNNNNNNNNNNNNNNNNNNNNNNNNNNNNNNNNNNNNNNNNNNNNNNNNNNNNNNNNNNNNNNNNNNNNNNNNNNNNNNNNNNNNNNNNNNNNNNNNNNNNNNNNNNNNNNNNNNNNNNNNNNNNNNNNNNNNNNNNNNNNNNNNNNNNNNNNNNNNNNNNNNNNNNNNNNNNNNNNNNNNNNNNNNNNNNNNNNNNNNNNNNNNNNNNNNNNNNNNNNNNNNNNNNNNNNNNNNNNNNNNNNNNNNNNNNNNNNNNNNNNNNNNNNNNNNNNNNNNNNNNNNNNNNNNNNNNNNNNNNNNNNNNNNNNNNNNNNNNNNNNNNNNNNNNNNNNNNNNNNNNNNNNNNNNNNNNNNNNNNNNNNNNNNNNNNNNNNNNNNNNNNNNNNNNNNNNNNNNNNNNNNNNNNNNNNNNNNNNNNNNNNNNNNNNNNNNNNNNNNNNNNNNNNNNNNNNNNNNNNNNNNNNNNNNNNNNNNNNNNNNNNNNNNNNNNNNNNNNNNNNNNNNNNNNNNNNNNNNNNNNNNNNNNNNNNNNNNNNNNNNNNNNNNNNNNNNNNNNNNNNNNNNNNNNNNNNNNNNNNNNNNNNNNNNNNNNNNNNNNNNNNNNNNNNNNNNNNNNNNNNNNNNNNNNNNNNNNNNNNNNNNNNNNNNNNNNNNNNNNNNNNNNNNNNNNNNNNNNNNNNNNNNNNNNNNNNNNNNNNNNNNNNNNNNNNNNNNNNNNNNNNNNNNNNNNNNNNNNNNNNNNNNNNNNNNNNNNNNNNNNNNNNNNNNNNNNNNNNNNNNNNNNNNNNNNNNNNNNNNNNNNNNNNNNNNNNNNNNNNNNNNNNNNNNNNNNNNNNNNNNNNNNNNNNNNNNNNNNNNNNNNNNNNNNNNNNNNNNNNNNNNNNNNNNNNNNNNNNNNNNNNNNNNNNNNNNNNNNNNNNNNNNNNNNNNNNNNNNNNNNNNNNNNNNNNNNNNNNNNNNNNNNNNNNNNNNNNNNNNNNNNNNNNNNNNNNNNNNNNNNNNNNNNNNNNNNNNNNNNNNNNNNNNNNNNNNNNNNNNNNNNNNNNNNNNNNNNNNNNNNNNNNNNNNNNNNNNNNNNNNNNNNNNNNNNNNNNNNNNNNNNNNNNNNNNNNNNNNNNNNNNNNNNNNNNNNNNNNNNNNNNNNNNNNNNNNNNNNNNNNNNNNNNNNNNNNNNNNNNNNNNNNNNCTTACGGCAAAACATATATCTGGTCTAGTGTGGCTAGCCAAATACATTAATGCTCCTATGGCACTGAGGTATGGCACTTCTGGACCCAGGACATCCTCATCNNNNNNNNNNNNNNNNNNNNNNNNNNNNNNNNNNNNNNNNNNNNNNNNNNNNNNNNNNNNNNNNNNNNNNNNNNNNNNNNNNNNNNNNNNNNNNNNNNNNNNNNNNNNNNNNNNNNNNNNNNNNNNNNNNNNNNNNATACTCAAGTTGCAACCCCAAACAGACTTTGGTTTTACCTAGGTCTTTTATTTCAAACTCTTTCTTGAGATATTCAACTGTTTGGGCGATTTCCCCAGAGGTTCCAATGATGTTCAAATCATCAACATACAATGCTATGATAACAAATCCATTGTTTGCAAACTTCTTTATAAAGATACATGGACTGATAGGGTCGTTCTTATAGCCTACTTTGGCAAGGTATTCGCTTAACCGATTATACAACAC
This sequence is a window from Brassica oleracea var. oleracea cultivar TO1000 chromosome C1, BOL, whole genome shotgun sequence. Protein-coding genes within it:
- the LOC106340214 gene encoding uncharacterized protein LOC106340214; translated protein: MTQHIRSDSGMVKDNGPTIIYEDNDACIAQLKDGYIKGDRTKHILPKFFFTHELQKAGEVNVLQIRSSENSADLFTKSLSTSTFRKLTQQIGMRRLKDLQ
- the LOC106323645 gene encoding protein phosphatase 2C 37-like, with the translated sequence MAGICCGVVGESEPAAPADSVTRTSLKRRLDLLPSIKIVAKSAVAPPLETCRKRQKREPPSLVPTSPDLESNRKAGSAVTKSNSISSSATEEAESSFFSDAPKIGTTSVCGKRRDMEDAVSLHPSLLRRNSEDLHFYGVFDGHGCSHVAEKCRERLHEIVKHEVEAMASGDGEWKDTMAKSFQKMDREVSQRDASRSAKSSCRCELQSPQWDAVGSTAVVSVVTPEKIVVSNCGDSRAVLCRNGLAIPLSSDHKPDRPDELNRIQEAGGRVIYWDGARVLGVLAMSRAIGDNYLKPYVIPDPEVTVTDRTEDDECLILASDGLWDVVTNETACGVARMCLKGAAAAEGGGDSDTAHNACSDAALLLTKLALARQSSDNVSVVVVDLRKRRNN